TATGTTTTTGCTGCTGCAAATCCTAAATCACCTGTACATAAGGTAATTACTCTATATGGTAATTTCAATAATTGTAATATTTTTTCAGCATGTGAAGTTAATTCTTCAAGGGCTTCTTCGGATTTTTCTGGTTCTGAGTACCAGAATAATTCAACTTTATCAAATTGATGTTGCCTGATCATTCCTCTAACGTCTTTACCATAACTTCCTGCTTCTCTTCTATAACATGGTGTATATGCAACATATTTTAAAGGGAGCTCTTTAAAGCTTAAAATCTCATTTTGATGCATTCCAGCAAGAGCAACTTCTGCTGTTGGAATTAAGAATAAATCGTCATCTTTTGTATTGTATGCATCTTCCTCGAATTTTGGCAATTGGCCTGTTCCAAGCATTGTATCTCGTTTTACAAGATGTGGTGGAACAATTTCAGTGTAACCGTGTTGCTGTGTATGGACATCAAGCATAAAGTTGATTAAAGCTCTATTTAATCTTGCAAGTTGAGACTTTATAATTGAAAATCTTGAACCACTTAATTTTGAAGCTCTTTCAAAATCAAGCATTTTTAAATCAGGACCTAAATCCCAATGTGCTTTTGGTTTAAAGTCAAATGTTGTAGGGGTTCCCCATTTTCTTATCTCGACATTATCTTTTTCATCTTTTCCCACGGGAACACTTTCGTCAGGAATATTAGGAATGTATAGTAATTTTATATGTATTTTATCTTCAATTTCATTCATTTTTGATTCAAGTTCTTTGATTTTATCAGCAATTCTTTTGGATTTTTTTGATAATTCTTCAAATTCTTCCATTTTTCCTTCTGCTTTTAATTTAGCAAGTTGTTTAGAATATGTATTTCTTTCAGCTCTTAAAGCTTCAACTTCTCTTTGATATTCACGTTTTTCTTCATCTAATTCTCTTATACGATTGATTAAATCGGTTTCATGATTTCTCTTTTCTAAAGCTTCAATGATAATTTCAGGACTTCTTCTTATTAATTTTATATCTATCATTTATTTTCCTCCTCTTCTTTTTCATTATCATTTTTTATTTCAAGAGTTAATTGTACTCTTTGTGCAGATATTTCGTTTTTATCTGTTTTAAAGGTAGCTTTTGATGTTTTCATATTTATCTTTTTTACATCATTTTTTATTGTTACATTATCCTTTAATACAAGAATTTTTGTATTTTCATCGTATTCAAAACTTTTTGCGAAAATTACATAATCATCTTTTAAAATTTTTACTAAACCATCATCACTTTTCATATTTCCAGAATATGTTTTATCTTTATTATTAAATTCAATTTTATCACAAAAAATATATATAATTTTATTGTCTTCTTTTAATTTTATTGTAGTTTCAACATCGCCTGAAAGAGTACCTATATCCTTTTTTAAATCATATTTTAAAAGATTAGAAGTTGCTTCCATAGTATCTGTTTTAATAAAAATATCACCTGAAGATTCGAGGTTTCGCCATTCTTCATTTACTAAAGTTACGGTAGCGAGGTCTGTTAATACTTCTAAATCATTTTTAATAACCTTTACATCATTTTTTAGTACATAAAAATCATCTCCACCATTAACGGTTATTGCACTTACATGAATAGTATCAGCAAGTGCAATGGAAAATAAAAGAACACTGATTAATAAAAACAACCATTTTTTCATTTGTTTCCCTCCAATTTATCGCTAATCCATTTGTCAGCTAATCTTTTTGCGTACATATAAGTTTTTGCATTTAAAGCAGAGAATTCCACTTTTTGAGGGCAGATTACATCTTTATCTTTAGTAATTATACCAAATAATTCCTTTTTTCTCAAAAAGAACGAATAAAGTAATATTTCAGCACCATTTCTTGGTTTTGGTAATTTTATTGAACATTCATAAGAGGTTATTATGTCATAATTTTCTATATTTAATGGCGATAGTGAAATTTCTGCACTGGGAATTAAAAATTTGTCATTATATTCATAGTATTTGAAATATGGAGGTGAAGATAATGAGGCTACTAATGCATCAACGAATAATTCTTCTCTTTGAAAATAATATATTGTATTATCTTTTATATCATATGCTTCGATTAGAAAAAAATCTCCTAAATCTGATAATTTTGTATTTCCAAAATATGCTTTTAATTCTTTAGTGAGTTCTGTATGTGATTCGAACTCAAATTGCTTTTTTTTGTTTAATTTTAATAACGCAGTTGCTTGATTATATAAATTTTCATATATTCTGTCTTTAAACACAAACTTATTTAAAATTTTTGTATTTTCAATGAATTCAATCATTTTTCCAAAAAAATTTCTTTTATATTTCGAAATAAAGAACGGCATTAAAACGCTTATACCGGATAATTTTAAGAATGGATTTAATTTTTTTTCATAAAAAGAAGAAACAACTCCAGCATTCCAGTACAATCCGTATTTAAAATCACCAGAAGCAATTTTAATTTGCGACATTTATTTCACCACTCTTTTGTTGGGCTAGTTTGGTCTTTGCCTCGTTGTAAATTTCCTCGTATTTATCAAACTCATACCATGAATATTGTGATTCAAATATATATGGTTCATCAGCATCTGAAAGTTTTAAATCTGTAACTAAATCTATACTCAATGATGAAATATAATTTATATAATTAAATCCACTACTTAAACTTTTATTCGTAGAAGGAATATGTGAAGCTACAACATAATTCGCTCCCATTTTTCTGCAAAGTTGTATTGGGACTTCTTCAAGCACTCCGCCATCTAATAATTCCATTCCCCCTAATAATGTAGGTGTAAAAGCACCAGGAACATTTGAAGATGCCATAATGGCATCTAATAGATATCCTTCTGTGATTTCTTCTGTTTTTTCTTCTTCGATATTTAGAGCAACAACACCAAAAGGTATCTTACAATCAGAAAATTTTTTCTTATAAAACAAAGGTTTTAACATTCTAAATAGAACTTCATTTTTCATAATTCCCATGGAGGAAAGCAATTTTGTAAATCCAGAAATTTTTGAATCAAGACTTTTTTTCATAGATTTTATTTCAGTATCAAAATTTTTTAATGAATAAGAAAGTTTTTTATATACTGAATTTATATCTGGTTCTAAAGCATATAATCCACCTATTAATGAACCAGCACTGCACCCAGTTATTACAACTGGGTGCATTTCATATTTATTTTCAAGATATTCAATTAATGCTATATGTGCCATTCCCCTTATTCCGCCGCTTCCAAGCGCTAATCCGTATTCTTTTTTCATTAGAACCCTCCTAATAGGATATAAACTGCAATTCCGCCTACTACACCACCTATTAATGCATATATTACGTTAGACATTAAATTTTGTGAATGTAATTGTTCTTCAAGGTTTTGAAGACGTCTATTTAAAGCATCATTAGACATTTCGCTCTTTTTCATTTCAAGAATTTCATTTTCCAGCTGATTATTTTTAGTTTTTAAAGCAGTTATATCATCTTCTATTTTATAGATTTTATCGCCAAGATAAGAAGAATCAACAGACATGTTTACTTTATTTTCTAAGTTGTTTAATCTTGTTACTATAGCTTCTAATGATTTCATGTTTTCCTTAATTAAATCATCTTTTATTTGCATATAAATATAATTTTTTATGTCGTCAGATTTTTTCATTAATTCCTGTGAAACCATATCATCTATTATATTTATTAAAGCATCTTGATTGTTTGAAGGAAGATTTTCAAGTGTATAGATGGATTTTTCTAATGATTTTAATCTGTTTTCTAATGTATCGATTTTTGCTGATTTTTTATCGAAATCGCTTTTTAATTCAAAAAGTGTTTTTGAATTCGCAATAACCTCATTTTGTAATTTTTGTGTTGGTGGTTGTATTGCCAATGACTGAACAATATTATTTAAATTTCTTACCTGTTCTGATAATTCAGAGACTAATTTTAAATCAGCATTGATTTTCTGAATATCCTGATAATTTTTATTGCTCAATTCCTCAATATTATTTATTTTTGGTAAAGCTTCAGCAATTTGTTTTAAAAGTTCAGAGGAGTCTTTAACGCCACTTGCCTTTACTGCTTCTCTGAAAGCATCGAGATCTTTTGACATATTCAAAACTTGAGCTGTTAAATTAGAAACAGCATAATCATTTGTGTTAATTCTTGATTCAATCTGGTCAAGACGTGTGAATAAATTTGAAAGGCTTTCATTTTCTTTACCAAAAGCAGCACCTTCAAGTAACCCTATTCTCTGATCGAAATTTTGTAATTGTTTACTAAATTTATCAATTTCATCTGCCGCATTTTCAAGACGTTCTATATTGGATACTCTATTTTCCAATACAGCAATTCTATCGATAATTTCTGAAGGAACAGTTCCACCATTTCCAGATTTTAAAGAACTCATATTTTTTTGAATATCTAAGATTCTATTATCAATATTATTAAGTCTATTAGTTGTATCAGTTAAAATAGCGGAATAAGAATTTACAGCTTTTTCAAGTTCTTCAACTTTTATTTGTAAGGACTGTAAAGAATTTACTTTCATATCAATATCTCTTAATTTTTTATATAACAACGTATCATTTGAAAGAGTTGCTGAATTTGAAATGTTTACTCCAGAAGTTTCAAGTTTTGTTATTTTATCGTTTAATATTTTAATTTGATTATCAAGTTCTGGAATTTTTGAAGTAAGCTCCATTAAAGGTTTTACTTCAAAATCAAATTTTTGTTGGATAATATCATCTACATATGTATTTGAAGAGGCAATTTGATTTTTTAATGTATTGATTTCATTCATCAATTGCGTTATTGTGGCTTCATCGGTATTACCCTTCCATCTAATTTGAGAAGAAATTTCATTTGTAATATAAACTTTTAGACCGGTTTTTTCTTTTTCAAATAGTTCATCTATATATGACTTATAATAATTTTTTTCTTTGTTTAAATAATCATCAAGAGTATTAATCATATATTCTTTGGTTTTTGAAAATTCTTCTGCCAGCTGTTCAACGCTTTTTTCAAATTCATCCATTCTGTTGCTAAAAGTAATCATTGTAGCAAGTGTTGTTTCATATAACTGCTTAATTGTTTCTTCTGATTTTTTTTGGGCTATCATAGAAGCGTTTTGAGCTATAGCTTTAAAAATTGGATTATTAGTTTCAGTAGAGTTAATAGATATAGCCTGCTTTAAATAATATACATCTTTACTGAGTTCTGAAACTGTATTTTTTGTATTTTTATAATCAGTATCAAGAGAAAAAATAAAATTTTCAAGAGTGTATACTCTGTCGGGTAATTTTTCGTTTAATAACTTGGATAATGAAGCATCCATAGTTTCAATTTTTAATTTATAATTTTCATCTAAATAATCAAGAAATTTAGAACCAAAAATAGCAAGATCATATCTTGAAACAGATATTGCACCATTAAATTTTCCCTGAGTGTCCGTATCCATAATACCAGCATTTATTACTTTTAGTACATGTGGATAAACAGGAGATGCAGGTTTTACATCAACAAGTTCAGCGAAAATTAAAGTATTTAATAATAAAATAATTAATGCTATAACAAAACTTTTTTTCATATAAAAGCCCCCTTAATACCAATTATCGACGTTAATAAATTTTCCTTCGTCGGTGAAATAAATGTATTTTTCTTTGATTTTTAAATTTCCTTTATATAATGCAATTTTATGGACACCGTATTCCAACCTTAAATTTACTTCTGAACCTGTATATTTTACATCATCAACAAATAAATCATATCCTTTTCTATTGTATATTTTTACGGGTACAAGATTTGCTCTCGAGAAGAAAACAACCTTATGATTATATTGTGAAATAGAAACATCTATATTATATATATTTCCATCAGGAAATTTAAAAGTGATGTTATGTGTTCCAGTTTTTAAAACTTTTCCTATTAGATATCCAGTATTTTCATAATTTCCGTCTATATATATTAAAGCTCTGGAAGATGTTGTAAATAATGAAAGCGCCCCAACATTTTTATCTTCTGTTAAAAATACAGTTTGTGATCTATTTTTTCTAATAGTTGTCATTTTTTTTGCGTTTAAATAATAAATATCAATTTTTTTGGTTTCCTGCATTGTATCTATCAATATTGTTGAAGGAGTAAATGCGAATTTATCACCTATGTAGGTTAAGACTTTATCAATTGAAGATAAAACTTCTATAGATGTATATAATTTTGGATTTAAAACAATTTGTTTTGGATCGTCTTTATGTATAATATATCTAAAAAAGAGATTTTTATCGTTTTTAGATACAATTTCTATAATATGCGGCATCCCATCTAATTCTAATTCCTCAACTTCTTTGCCAATATATTTTCCATCAAGATAAAATTCTAAATTTTTGACATCCTTAAAGAATACAGTTCTGCTATTTTCGTATAATTCGAAAAATAACTGTTTGGATTTTGTTTTTTTATCAAGGTTTATGGTTAGTCTTTTTGAAATATATCCAATTTTAGAAACTACAATATTTAATGTTCCTTCTGGGACTACGAAATTACCAGGTGTATATCCGTATTTTTTATTATTAATAACAACAAGAGCATTTCTTGGTGAAGAGTCCACATATAAATTAATTCCCTTTTTTAATTGAACAGATATATCTTTAACTTTTTCAGTAATATTAATGTTTTTTTCAATAGTGATATAATCTTTACGCTCAAATTTTAGTTTATAGTTTACTCCTTTATTTAAAACTGTAGAATAAGGTGTTTCACCAATCTTTACATTGTTAATATATAATATTGATGTTGGATTGGAAGTTATTTTTATCATGCCTTCAGGTATAAAGGTTAAATATAATTCTCTGGTTTCGAAAGGTTTTAAGTCAATTTGTAATTTTTGAGGTTTATAATTGTCAAAAGTAAAATAAAAATCTTTAATATTAACTGGAACTGTTATCGTATCATGATTATTTACCAGGAATTTTTTATTGTTATATTGTACATAAAATTGCTCAATATTTGATATAATTTTTAATGAGGCAAGAGGAATTAAAGAGACCCTAAGTTCGGTATCAGAAGAAATATCCATGGTTTTGATGTAATCTTCATATCCAAACTTTTTTATAGTAACTGTATGAGTTCCAGATGAAATATCGATGGATTCAAAAGTATTTTTTACAGCTTTAATATACTGACCATCGATATAGATTAAAGCACCTTTTGGAGCAAAAATTTTTAATTGATATGAAAAGGATAATATACTAAAGACAATAAAAAATAAAAGCAGGAATATTTTATTCTTTTTCATTTTCCCTCACCTCATTTATCATTTTATCAAGACACTCGAGACGATCCATAACTTCTTCTGGTTTTTTCATTTTATCTAAAACCTTTTGCATAAATTCAACACGAGCTTTTATAACCTCATCAATAACATTTTTACCTTTTTCTGTTATAGTTATTGTAGTAACTCTTTTATCTCTTTTATCTTTTACTTTTTCTAAATAGCCAGAAGCTTCTAATCTATTAATAAGACCTGTTGTAGTACTTTTAGTAATTCCTAAAATAAGGCTGATATCTGTGACTCTTTTTGGACCTCTGAAATATAAAATTTGGAGTAAATCAAATTGTGCAGGGGAAATATCACTGTTTTTTATAATTTTTCTTCCTTCAACTTTAACTTTGAAACATATATCGCGTATAATTTTTTCGAAGTTTTGAACTCTTGTTTTTTCCATAATGTTCCTCCTATCTTATTTTGTTTTATTAATAATTTCATAATATATATTTAGAAAGAGAGGTATTAAAATGGGGAAAAGTATAAGTTACTCAGCTATACTAAGCGTTTTGGCGGTATTATTATTTTCAGCTCAAATGTTTATACCTGTATTTGGTATTTTAATTTCTTTTTTTAGTTTAATTCCGCTTGTATTGGTATATGAATTGACGGATATGAAATATTTTATTATTTCTGTAATAACTACGGGTTTTTTAATTTTAATGATAAATGATCTTTTTGGAATGATATTTTTTACCACATTTTTACTTCCGCCGGTTTTGGGGTTGGTAGTTGATAAAAAAAAGAAAATACTCCACATTTTATTTTTTCTCGTACCAGTGGCGTCTTCCTATTTTATGTATAAATCTTTTTTT
This is a stretch of genomic DNA from Marinitoga piezophila KA3. It encodes these proteins:
- the serS gene encoding serine--tRNA ligase — its product is MIDIKLIRRSPEIIIEALEKRNHETDLINRIRELDEEKREYQREVEALRAERNTYSKQLAKLKAEGKMEEFEELSKKSKRIADKIKELESKMNEIEDKIHIKLLYIPNIPDESVPVGKDEKDNVEIRKWGTPTTFDFKPKAHWDLGPDLKMLDFERASKLSGSRFSIIKSQLARLNRALINFMLDVHTQQHGYTEIVPPHLVKRDTMLGTGQLPKFEEDAYNTKDDDLFLIPTAEVALAGMHQNEILSFKELPLKYVAYTPCYRREAGSYGKDVRGMIRQHQFDKVELFWYSEPEKSEEALEELTSHAEKILQLLKLPYRVITLCTGDLGFAAAKTYDLEVWLPSYNAYKEISSCSNVKDFQARRGNTRYRMKNNKMAYVHTLNGSGLAIGRTLVAIMENYQLPDGRIKVPEVLVPYMNGLEVIG
- a CDS encoding LptA/OstA family protein encodes the protein MKKWLFLLISVLLFSIALADTIHVSAITVNGGDDFYVLKNDVKVIKNDLEVLTDLATVTLVNEEWRNLESSGDIFIKTDTMEATSNLLKYDLKKDIGTLSGDVETTIKLKEDNKIIYIFCDKIEFNNKDKTYSGNMKSDDGLVKILKDDYVIFAKSFEYDENTKILVLKDNVTIKNDVKKINMKTSKATFKTDKNEISAQRVQLTLEIKNDNEKEEEENK
- a CDS encoding patatin-like phospholipase family protein, which produces MSQIKIASGDFKYGLYWNAGVVSSFYEKKLNPFLKLSGISVLMPFFISKYKRNFFGKMIEFIENTKILNKFVFKDRIYENLYNQATALLKLNKKKQFEFESHTELTKELKAYFGNTKLSDLGDFFLIEAYDIKDNTIYYFQREELFVDALVASLSSPPYFKYYEYNDKFLIPSAEISLSPLNIENYDIITSYECSIKLPKPRNGAEILLYSFFLRKKELFGIITKDKDVICPQKVEFSALNAKTYMYAKRLADKWISDKLEGNK
- a CDS encoding patatin-like phospholipase family protein; the encoded protein is MKKEYGLALGSGGIRGMAHIALIEYLENKYEMHPVVITGCSAGSLIGGLYALEPDINSVYKKLSYSLKNFDTEIKSMKKSLDSKISGFTKLLSSMGIMKNEVLFRMLKPLFYKKKFSDCKIPFGVVALNIEEEKTEEITEGYLLDAIMASSNVPGAFTPTLLGGMELLDGGVLEEVPIQLCRKMGANYVVASHIPSTNKSLSSGFNYINYISSLSIDLVTDLKLSDADEPYIFESQYSWYEFDKYEEIYNEAKTKLAQQKSGEINVAN
- a CDS encoding PEGA domain-containing protein, coding for MKKNKIFLLLFFIVFSILSFSYQLKIFAPKGALIYIDGQYIKAVKNTFESIDISSGTHTVTIKKFGYEDYIKTMDISSDTELRVSLIPLASLKIISNIEQFYVQYNNKKFLVNNHDTITVPVNIKDFYFTFDNYKPQKLQIDLKPFETRELYLTFIPEGMIKITSNPTSILYINNVKIGETPYSTVLNKGVNYKLKFERKDYITIEKNINITEKVKDISVQLKKGINLYVDSSPRNALVVINNKKYGYTPGNFVVPEGTLNIVVSKIGYISKRLTINLDKKTKSKQLFFELYENSRTVFFKDVKNLEFYLDGKYIGKEVEELELDGMPHIIEIVSKNDKNLFFRYIIHKDDPKQIVLNPKLYTSIEVLSSIDKVLTYIGDKFAFTPSTILIDTMQETKKIDIYYLNAKKMTTIRKNRSQTVFLTEDKNVGALSLFTTSSRALIYIDGNYENTGYLIGKVLKTGTHNITFKFPDGNIYNIDVSISQYNHKVVFFSRANLVPVKIYNRKGYDLFVDDVKYTGSEVNLRLEYGVHKIALYKGNLKIKEKYIYFTDEGKFINVDNWY
- a CDS encoding MarR family winged helix-turn-helix transcriptional regulator, coding for MEKTRVQNFEKIIRDICFKVKVEGRKIIKNSDISPAQFDLLQILYFRGPKRVTDISLILGITKSTTTGLINRLEASGYLEKVKDKRDKRVTTITITEKGKNVIDEVIKARVEFMQKVLDKMKKPEEVMDRLECLDKMINEVRENEKE
- a CDS encoding DUF2232 domain-containing protein; its protein translation is MGKSISYSAILSVLAVLLFSAQMFIPVFGILISFFSLIPLVLVYELTDMKYFIISVITTGFLILMINDLFGMIFFTTFLLPPVLGLVVDKKKKILHILFFLVPVASSYFMYKSFFNVVIFRYLWPLIGAGAYISIKFYYSRISKLILNKLPTIFYQKKA